One Nocardioides aromaticivorans genomic window carries:
- a CDS encoding MCE family protein, which produces MKPMNERDPLRIGVITLIVIGLIGASVVLLSVANFGTKTYTAVLEHTAGLRKGEDVQVHGVNSGKVTGIELQDDHVLVTFALDSDIELGERTTATVKVATLLGSHYLEVDPKGSGGLADDRIPLERTAVPYNLQDVIEEGSQALDELDPDLLAQALTAMAGTLGASEKEIGPALEGVARLSEVISKRSDQVGDLLESTRKVTDQLSDSSQDIVGLMKQANLVVSEITARKEAIHRLLVETTELAKALTAVVKSTDGKLKPALTDLNAVIRTLNGQSKQLTHLLEVMAPAVRYVANATGSGPFIPLYLKPPAIPADDSTCKLQGAC; this is translated from the coding sequence ATGAAGCCCATGAACGAGCGCGATCCGCTGCGGATCGGCGTCATCACCCTGATCGTGATCGGCCTCATCGGCGCCTCCGTCGTGCTGCTGAGCGTCGCGAACTTCGGGACGAAGACCTACACCGCCGTGCTCGAGCACACCGCCGGCCTGCGCAAGGGCGAGGACGTGCAGGTGCACGGGGTCAACTCCGGCAAGGTGACCGGCATCGAGCTCCAGGACGACCACGTCCTGGTCACCTTCGCCCTCGACTCGGACATCGAGCTGGGGGAGCGGACCACCGCCACCGTCAAGGTCGCCACCCTCCTCGGCAGCCACTACCTGGAGGTCGACCCGAAGGGCTCGGGCGGCCTGGCCGACGACCGGATCCCGCTGGAGCGGACCGCCGTCCCCTACAACCTCCAGGACGTCATCGAGGAGGGGTCCCAGGCGCTCGACGAGCTCGACCCCGACCTCCTCGCCCAGGCGCTGACGGCGATGGCCGGCACGCTCGGGGCGAGCGAGAAGGAGATCGGGCCGGCGCTCGAGGGCGTCGCCCGGCTCTCCGAGGTCATCTCGAAGCGGTCCGACCAGGTCGGCGACCTGCTGGAGTCGACGCGCAAGGTCACCGACCAGCTCTCCGACAGCAGCCAGGACATCGTCGGGCTGATGAAGCAGGCCAACCTCGTCGTCAGCGAGATCACCGCCCGCAAGGAGGCGATCCACCGGCTCCTGGTCGAGACGACCGAGCTCGCGAAGGCGCTGACCGCGGTCGTGAAGTCGACCGACGGCAAGCTGAAGCCGGCGCTGACCGACCTCAACGCCGTGATCAGGACACTCAACGGACAGAGCAAGCAGCTGACCCACCTGCTCGAGGTCATGGCGCCGGCCGTCCGGTACGTCGCCAACGCCACCGGCAGCGGTCCGTTCATCCCGCTCTACCTCAAGCCGCCGGCGATCCCCGCCGACGACTCGACCTGCAAGCTGCAGGGGGCATGCTGA
- a CDS encoding MCE family protein, with translation MRTRHILRSIGALVAVAAILLTSGCSVVGGGDKITVKAYLADSAGLFVGNDVGILGVTVGEITAIEPEGDKVLVTMEIDGDQPVPADAGAVVVARSVATDRYVELTPVFHEGDKKMADDTTIPLEKTQTPVDFDQVLASLNEFATGIGGNKKTTKAVQRFIDAGTRALQGRGPLLNQTIHSLADGVDGIASQREDVAATLKSLDVLLTTIASNESTARAFIQQVSRASKLLADERENFRQALRSLDSAVTTVAKFAVDNRQAIVDNVNGSTRLMKTVLSKQERLAEILRVMPVALQNLRMIQGDRLPVRINPLILDPLGGVLQTVCNQLPLNLCQFLTGPVG, from the coding sequence ATGCGCACCAGGCACATCCTCCGTTCGATCGGCGCCCTCGTCGCCGTCGCCGCGATCCTGCTGACCTCCGGGTGCAGCGTTGTCGGTGGTGGGGACAAGATCACCGTGAAGGCCTACCTGGCCGACTCGGCCGGCCTGTTCGTCGGCAACGACGTGGGCATCCTCGGCGTGACCGTCGGCGAGATCACGGCCATCGAGCCCGAGGGCGACAAGGTCCTCGTCACGATGGAGATCGACGGCGACCAGCCGGTCCCGGCCGACGCCGGCGCCGTCGTGGTCGCCCGCTCGGTGGCCACCGACCGCTATGTCGAGCTGACGCCGGTGTTCCACGAGGGCGACAAGAAGATGGCGGACGACACCACCATCCCGCTGGAGAAGACCCAGACGCCGGTCGACTTCGACCAGGTGCTGGCCTCGCTCAACGAGTTCGCCACCGGCATCGGCGGCAACAAGAAGACGACCAAGGCCGTCCAGCGCTTCATCGACGCCGGCACGCGAGCCCTCCAGGGTCGCGGTCCGCTGCTGAACCAGACGATCCACTCGCTGGCCGACGGCGTCGACGGCATCGCCTCGCAGCGCGAGGACGTCGCGGCCACGCTCAAGTCGCTCGACGTACTGCTGACGACGATCGCCAGCAACGAGTCGACGGCGCGCGCGTTCATCCAGCAGGTGTCGCGGGCCTCGAAGCTCCTCGCCGACGAGCGGGAGAACTTCCGGCAGGCGTTGCGCTCGCTCGACTCGGCGGTCACCACCGTCGCGAAGTTCGCCGTCGACAACCGCCAGGCGATCGTCGACAACGTCAACGGCTCCACCAGGCTCATGAAGACGGTGCTCTCCAAGCAGGAGCGCCTGGCCGAGATCCTGCGGGTCATGCCCGTGGCGCTGCAGAACCTGCGGATGATCCAGGGCGACCGGCTCCCGGTCCGGATCAACCCGCTGATCCTCGACCCGCTGGGCGGAGTGCTGCAGACGGTGTGCAACCAGCTGCCGCTCAACCTGTGCCAGTTCCTCACCGGACCGGTCGGGTGA
- a CDS encoding MCE family protein, giving the protein MRTKTARACAAAVLALWVGTMSACGTTMRDLPIPGTGVSGDTIEVKAQFDEALNLAVGAPVKVNGVDMGKVKEITVSDFVAEATLTLKADAELRDGAKARLRYTTPLGELFVDVTNPADGKLLGDDATLERKDTETAPTVEDALAQASLLINGGGLEQLQTVTEELNTALNGNEGDYRTLLDRASVFLTQANATSQSIDAVLTSLNSLSKTLNSREDTINRAVREIAPAAKVLREKTPQFTELLAEVEKFTGAANDTVAATRSQLLTLLKEIEPVLAEFAKNNGSFDTSLQRIIKASGAADNIIATDYLNISLQLHLDGIDAGGVVGGTLANILKLLGIDTSAPGLGNLLDNLGLGGLLGLGKPASTSGKSGKSGSSGGSSGGSSGGSSDPLGLGSLLNGLLGGGN; this is encoded by the coding sequence ATGCGAACCAAGACCGCACGCGCCTGCGCCGCCGCCGTGCTCGCCCTCTGGGTCGGCACGATGAGCGCCTGCGGGACGACGATGCGCGACCTGCCGATCCCGGGCACCGGCGTCTCCGGCGACACCATCGAGGTGAAGGCCCAGTTCGACGAGGCGCTCAACCTCGCCGTCGGCGCGCCGGTGAAGGTCAACGGCGTCGACATGGGCAAGGTCAAGGAGATCACCGTCAGCGACTTCGTCGCGGAGGCGACGCTGACGCTCAAGGCCGACGCCGAGCTGCGCGACGGGGCCAAGGCGCGGCTGCGCTACACGACCCCCCTCGGTGAGCTCTTCGTCGACGTCACCAACCCCGCCGACGGGAAGCTCCTGGGCGACGACGCCACGCTGGAGCGCAAGGACACCGAGACGGCGCCGACCGTCGAGGACGCCCTCGCGCAGGCGTCGCTGCTCATCAACGGAGGTGGCCTCGAGCAGCTGCAGACGGTCACCGAGGAGCTCAACACCGCCCTCAACGGCAACGAGGGCGACTACCGCACGCTCCTCGACCGGGCGTCGGTCTTCCTGACCCAGGCCAACGCGACCAGCCAGAGCATCGACGCCGTGCTGACCTCGCTCAACTCGCTGTCCAAGACGCTCAACTCGCGCGAGGACACGATCAACCGGGCAGTCCGCGAGATCGCGCCCGCGGCGAAGGTGCTGCGGGAGAAGACCCCGCAGTTCACCGAGCTGCTGGCCGAGGTCGAGAAGTTCACCGGTGCCGCCAACGACACCGTCGCGGCGACCCGCTCCCAGCTGCTGACGCTGCTCAAGGAGATCGAGCCGGTGCTGGCCGAGTTCGCCAAGAACAACGGCTCGTTCGACACCTCGCTGCAGCGGATCATCAAGGCGTCCGGCGCCGCCGACAACATCATCGCGACCGACTACCTCAACATCTCGCTCCAGCTGCACCTGGACGGGATCGACGCAGGCGGGGTGGTCGGCGGGACGCTGGCCAACATCCTGAAGCTCCTCGGCATCGACACCTCGGCGCCCGGCCTCGGCAACCTGCTCGACAACCTCGGACTGGGCGGCCTGCTCGGCCTCGGCAAGCCGGCGAGCACGTCCGGCAAGTCCGGCAAGTCCGGTTCCTCGGGCGGCTCGTCCGGTGGATCGTCGGGCGGCAGCAGCGATCCGCTGGGCCTGGGCTCGCTCCTGAACGGCCTGCTCGGCGGGGGGAACTGA
- a CDS encoding MlaD family protein: MKILGNKLYLSLIGIILVLVFAVAYVFAAVLDQPLTSRPVEVKVELAQTGGLFEGSAVTYRGIKVGKVRSIVPDAETGVVATIAVTSGTEIPKDSIAKVRSLSPVGEQYLDFQPKKDGGPFLASGDVVPAESTDLPKSLSSTVVAVNNVLRQIDDKKLRTVLSELSTGLKGTGDDLGQILDQGTAILETLDAVWPETDRVISSSGTVLGIATDNADSLRQLARSSKQFAQFLREYDPELRRMLKRGPGQINELVKLIKDANEVLPGFLATGVSFTDVFRSYEPHLRALLQNYGPGLRSVLAKVKGGELRIQIITKSDPRCNYGTSRLDPRVNERRALQKDGRCSASFATLQRGAANAPGPVR; the protein is encoded by the coding sequence ATGAAGATCCTGGGCAACAAGCTCTACCTGAGCCTGATCGGCATCATCCTGGTGCTGGTGTTCGCCGTCGCCTACGTGTTCGCCGCCGTCCTCGACCAGCCGCTCACCTCACGGCCGGTCGAGGTGAAGGTCGAGCTCGCGCAGACCGGCGGCCTGTTCGAGGGGTCCGCGGTGACCTACCGCGGCATCAAGGTCGGCAAGGTGCGGTCGATCGTGCCCGACGCCGAGACCGGCGTCGTGGCGACGATCGCGGTCACGTCCGGCACCGAGATCCCCAAGGACTCCATCGCGAAGGTCCGCAGCCTCTCGCCCGTCGGCGAGCAGTACCTCGACTTCCAGCCGAAGAAGGACGGCGGTCCCTTCCTGGCCAGCGGCGACGTCGTACCTGCGGAGTCGACGGACCTGCCGAAGAGCCTCAGCTCGACGGTCGTCGCGGTCAACAACGTGCTGCGCCAGATCGACGACAAGAAGCTCCGCACGGTGCTGAGCGAGCTCAGCACGGGCCTCAAGGGCACGGGCGACGACCTCGGCCAGATCCTCGACCAGGGCACGGCGATCCTGGAGACCCTGGACGCCGTGTGGCCCGAGACGGACCGCGTGATCAGCAGCTCCGGCACGGTGCTGGGCATCGCCACCGACAACGCCGACTCGCTGCGCCAGCTGGCGCGCTCGTCCAAGCAGTTCGCGCAGTTCCTGCGTGAGTACGACCCGGAGCTACGGCGGATGCTCAAGCGTGGCCCCGGCCAGATCAACGAGCTGGTCAAGCTGATCAAGGACGCCAACGAGGTGCTGCCCGGCTTCCTGGCCACGGGCGTCAGCTTCACCGACGTGTTCCGCTCCTACGAGCCGCACCTGCGGGCGCTGCTGCAGAACTACGGACCGGGCCTGCGCTCGGTGCTGGCCAAGGTCAAGGGCGGCGAGCTGCGCATCCAGATCATCACCAAGTCCGACCCGCGCTGCAACTACGGCACCTCGCGCCTCGACCCGCGGGTCAACGAGCGCCGGGCCCTGCAGAAGGACGGACGGTGCTCGGCATCGTTCGCCACCCTGCAGCGTGGCGCTGCCAACGCTCCGGGGCCGGTACGGTGA
- a CDS encoding phospholipase D-like domain-containing protein produces the protein MAHREPDPLAGLRTVLRRTLITLVGVPFLVAIAMSLVDSYRRRGKRPKPFPTREPRAVTVGDGEMTTYTYGRDLYDDMLAAIDGAEHQILFETYIWKGDATGERFKRALIAAAERGVDVYCIYDAFANLVVSPAFQRFPSSVKVLRYPVYTAGWRFFDLRRYGRDHRKILVVDDNVGFVGGYNIGSAYETEWRDTHVRITGPAVWDLKRAFADFWNLNRRRRLRGSERPLLLETASTWEPRVRVQRNVPRLWMFPIRAMYIEAINRASRNVWLTQAYFLPDEDFIDAVKDAARRGVDVRLLLPLKSNHIVADWISRGYFSQLLDAGVRILRYRDAMVHAKTATVDGTWATVGTANIDRLSLQGNFEINIEVIDESFAKELEAIFEVDQSHCLELTSGEWEARDMHRKFTELVLAPLRPLL, from the coding sequence GTGGCGCACCGTGAACCCGACCCGCTCGCCGGGCTGAGGACCGTCCTGCGCCGGACGCTGATCACGCTGGTCGGCGTACCGTTCCTCGTCGCGATCGCGATGTCGCTGGTCGACTCCTACCGTCGTCGCGGCAAGCGGCCCAAGCCCTTCCCGACCCGGGAGCCGCGGGCCGTCACCGTCGGCGACGGGGAGATGACGACCTACACCTACGGTCGTGACCTGTACGACGACATGCTGGCGGCCATCGACGGCGCCGAGCACCAGATCCTCTTCGAGACCTACATCTGGAAGGGCGACGCGACCGGCGAGCGCTTCAAGCGCGCGCTGATCGCGGCGGCCGAGCGCGGCGTCGACGTCTACTGCATCTACGACGCCTTCGCGAACCTCGTGGTCTCGCCGGCGTTCCAGCGGTTCCCCTCGAGCGTCAAGGTCCTGCGCTACCCGGTCTACACGGCGGGCTGGCGCTTCTTCGACCTGCGCCGCTACGGCCGCGACCACCGCAAGATCCTCGTCGTCGACGACAACGTGGGCTTCGTCGGCGGCTACAACATCGGCTCGGCCTACGAGACCGAGTGGCGCGACACCCACGTCCGGATCACCGGCCCGGCCGTGTGGGACCTCAAGCGGGCGTTCGCCGACTTCTGGAACCTGAACCGTCGCCGGCGGCTGCGCGGCTCGGAGCGGCCCCTGCTGCTCGAGACGGCGTCGACGTGGGAGCCCCGCGTGCGCGTGCAGCGCAACGTGCCGCGGCTGTGGATGTTCCCGATCCGGGCGATGTACATCGAGGCGATCAACCGGGCCAGCCGCAACGTGTGGCTGACCCAGGCCTACTTCCTGCCCGACGAGGACTTCATCGACGCGGTGAAGGACGCGGCCCGGCGCGGCGTCGACGTACGCCTCCTGCTGCCGCTGAAGTCCAACCACATCGTCGCCGACTGGATCTCGCGGGGCTACTTCAGCCAGCTCCTCGACGCCGGCGTGCGGATCCTGCGCTACCGCGACGCGATGGTGCACGCCAAGACCGCCACCGTCGACGGGACGTGGGCCACCGTCGGCACGGCCAACATCGACCGGCTCAGCCTCCAGGGCAACTTCGAGATCAACATCGAGGTCATCGACGAGTCGTTCGCCAAGGAGCTCGAGGCGATCTTCGAGGTCGACCAGTCCCACTGCCTCGAGCTCACCAGCGGGGAGTGGGAGGCGCGGGACATGCACCGCAAGTTCACCGAGCTGGTCCTGGCGCCGCTCCGCCCGCTCCTCTAG
- a CDS encoding SDR family oxidoreductase yields MWFRAPVRDLAGKQVLVTGAASGIGRAVAEYAAARGAVLHLTDLQGELLTEVAEAIRAGGGEVATAEAADVSDHAQVRDLARGVTERSGPMDVVLNVAGIAVWGTVRSLEPEHWQRLVDVNLMGPIHVIEEFLPPMIDGGRGGQLVNVSSAAGIIAMPWHAAYSATKFGLRGVSEVLRYDLRKHRIGVSLVCPGGVDTGLVETIRIAGIDQQSRSFVRARRQFQKRAVSPQQAAESIWRGALRNRYWVYTSPDIRLVHWLQRYFPPGYAVAMRVFNYGANRVLPAVEQARRSDLA; encoded by the coding sequence ATGTGGTTCCGAGCCCCCGTCCGCGACCTCGCCGGCAAGCAGGTCCTGGTCACCGGTGCGGCCAGCGGGATCGGCCGTGCCGTGGCGGAGTACGCCGCCGCACGCGGCGCGGTCCTGCACCTGACCGACCTGCAGGGCGAGCTGCTCACGGAGGTCGCCGAGGCGATCCGGGCCGGCGGGGGAGAGGTGGCCACGGCCGAGGCGGCCGACGTCTCCGACCATGCGCAGGTCCGGGACCTGGCGCGAGGGGTGACCGAGCGGTCGGGGCCGATGGACGTCGTGCTCAACGTCGCCGGCATCGCGGTGTGGGGCACGGTGCGCAGCCTCGAGCCGGAGCACTGGCAGCGACTGGTCGACGTCAACCTGATGGGTCCGATCCACGTGATCGAGGAGTTCCTCCCGCCGATGATCGACGGCGGGCGCGGCGGCCAGCTGGTCAATGTGTCGTCGGCCGCCGGCATCATCGCGATGCCGTGGCACGCGGCCTACAGCGCCACGAAGTTCGGCCTCCGCGGTGTGTCGGAGGTGCTCCGCTACGACCTGCGCAAGCACCGGATCGGGGTCAGCCTGGTCTGCCCGGGCGGTGTCGACACCGGCCTGGTCGAGACGATCCGGATCGCCGGCATCGACCAGCAGAGCAGGTCCTTCGTCCGCGCCCGGCGCCAGTTCCAGAAGCGGGCGGTGTCGCCGCAGCAGGCCGCCGAGTCGATCTGGAGGGGCGCGCTGCGCAACCGCTACTGGGTGTACACCTCGCCGGACATCCGGCTCGTGCACTGGTTGCAGCGCTACTTCCCGCCCGGCTACGCGGTGGCGATGCGGGTGTTCAACTACGGGGCCAACCGGGTGCTCCCGGCCGTCGAGCAGGCCCGGCGCTCGGACCTGGCATGA
- a CDS encoding carboxymuconolactone decarboxylase family protein: MSTPDTPPAQPRIQPGGWREVGLFVALFARVAGRVQGTEPPAVFLTLGRHRRLFWGWLHFAGRLMPGGRLSRRESELVILRVASRRGSSYELTQHRRLGRRAGLSVDEIAAIEAGAVEGAFSDREVLLLRAADELLAEGDLTDALWSELGGQFDDRERIEIVMLVGHYAMLATALHALRVQPDRPR, encoded by the coding sequence ATGAGCACGCCGGACACCCCGCCGGCGCAGCCGCGCATCCAGCCGGGCGGCTGGCGCGAGGTCGGCCTGTTCGTCGCTCTGTTCGCCCGCGTCGCCGGCCGGGTGCAGGGGACCGAGCCGCCGGCGGTGTTCCTCACCCTCGGGCGGCACCGCCGCCTGTTCTGGGGGTGGCTGCACTTCGCCGGCCGACTGATGCCCGGCGGACGACTGTCCCGACGGGAGTCGGAGCTGGTGATCCTGCGCGTCGCGAGTCGCCGCGGGTCGTCGTACGAGCTGACCCAGCACCGGCGGCTGGGGCGCCGCGCCGGGCTGTCCGTGGACGAGATCGCAGCGATCGAGGCGGGGGCGGTCGAGGGAGCCTTCAGCGACCGCGAGGTGCTGCTGCTCCGCGCCGCCGACGAGCTGCTGGCCGAGGGCGACCTGACCGATGCGCTGTGGAGCGAGCTCGGCGGGCAGTTCGACGACCGCGAGCGGATCGAGATCGTGATGCTCGTCGGGCACTACGCGATGCTCGCCACGGCGCTGCACGCCCTGCGGGTCCAGCCCGACCGGCCACGGTAG
- the uvrB gene encoding excinuclease ABC subunit UvrB, with the protein MRPVTDLERRVAPFHVKSDYTPSGDQPAAIKEITKRLNDGVQDVVLLGATGTGKTATVAWVAEQVQRPMLVLQPNKTLAAQFANELRQLFPDNAVEYFVSYYDYYQPEAYVPQTDTYIEKDSSINEEVERLRHSATNSLLTRRDVIVVSTVSCIYGLGTPQEYVDRMVRLRVGEEHDRDSVLRRLVEIQYTRNDLAFTRGTFRVRGDTLEIFPVYEELAVRIEFFGDEIERLMTLHPVTGEVLTEDQELYVFPASHYIAGPERMERAIRGIEAELAEQLATFERQGKMLEAQRLRMRTTYDVEMMRQVGSCSGIENYSMHMDGRSRGSAPNTLLDYFPEDFVLVVDESHVAVPQIGGMYEGDMSRKRNLVEHGFRLPSAMDNRPLRWEEFLDRIGQTVYLSATPGDYELDKVQGDVVEQIIRPTGLVDPQVVVKPTKGQIDDLIHEIRTRAEKEERVLVTTLTKKMSEDLTDYLLDAGIRTRYLHSEVDTLKRIELLRDLRLGLYDVLVGINLLREGLDLPEVSLVSILDADKEGFLRSDKSLIQTIGRAARNVSGEVHMYADRVTPSMEAAIDETNRRRERQVAYNEANGIDPQPLRKKIADITEMLAREDETTQELLQTWADVGQKGRAGGVKPKKSPTPQLRSTDIGGHAAELAGLPSSDLAQLIQDLTDQMKAAAAELQFELAARLRDEIGELKKELRQMMEATK; encoded by the coding sequence ATGCGTCCGGTCACCGATCTCGAGCGTCGTGTCGCCCCCTTCCACGTGAAGTCGGACTACACGCCATCGGGCGACCAACCGGCCGCCATCAAGGAGATCACGAAGCGGCTCAACGACGGCGTCCAAGACGTGGTCCTGCTCGGCGCGACCGGCACGGGCAAGACGGCGACCGTGGCGTGGGTGGCCGAGCAGGTGCAGCGTCCGATGCTCGTGCTGCAGCCCAACAAGACCCTGGCGGCCCAGTTCGCCAACGAGCTGCGCCAGCTGTTTCCGGACAACGCGGTCGAGTACTTCGTGTCCTACTACGACTACTACCAGCCCGAGGCCTACGTCCCGCAGACGGACACCTACATCGAGAAGGACTCCTCGATCAACGAGGAGGTGGAGCGGCTGCGGCACTCGGCGACCAACAGCCTGCTCACCCGCCGCGACGTGATCGTGGTGTCCACGGTGTCCTGCATCTACGGCCTCGGCACGCCGCAGGAGTACGTCGACCGGATGGTCCGCCTGCGCGTCGGCGAGGAGCACGACCGCGACTCGGTGCTGCGCCGCCTCGTCGAGATCCAGTACACCCGCAACGACCTCGCCTTCACCCGCGGCACCTTCCGGGTGCGCGGCGACACCCTCGAGATCTTCCCGGTCTACGAGGAGCTCGCGGTGCGCATCGAGTTCTTCGGCGACGAGATCGAGCGGCTGATGACCCTCCACCCGGTCACCGGCGAGGTGCTGACCGAGGACCAGGAGCTCTACGTCTTCCCGGCCAGCCACTACATCGCCGGCCCGGAGCGCATGGAGCGCGCGATCCGCGGCATCGAGGCCGAGCTGGCCGAGCAGCTCGCCACCTTCGAGCGGCAGGGCAAGATGCTCGAGGCCCAGCGGTTGCGGATGCGCACGACGTACGACGTCGAGATGATGCGCCAGGTCGGCTCCTGCTCCGGCATCGAGAACTACTCGATGCACATGGACGGCCGTAGCCGGGGGAGCGCGCCGAACACGCTGCTCGACTACTTCCCCGAGGACTTCGTGCTCGTCGTCGACGAGTCCCACGTCGCCGTCCCGCAGATCGGCGGCATGTACGAGGGCGACATGTCCCGCAAGCGCAACCTCGTCGAGCACGGCTTCCGGCTCCCGAGCGCGATGGACAACCGGCCGCTGCGCTGGGAGGAGTTCCTCGACCGGATCGGCCAGACCGTCTACCTCTCGGCGACGCCGGGCGACTACGAGCTCGACAAGGTGCAGGGCGACGTCGTCGAGCAGATCATCCGCCCGACCGGGCTCGTCGACCCCCAGGTCGTGGTGAAGCCGACCAAGGGCCAGATCGACGACCTCATCCACGAGATCCGCACCCGCGCCGAGAAGGAGGAGCGGGTCCTGGTCACGACGCTGACCAAGAAGATGTCCGAGGACCTCACCGACTACCTCCTCGACGCCGGCATCCGCACCCGCTACCTCCACTCCGAGGTCGACACCCTCAAGCGGATCGAGCTGCTGCGCGACCTGCGCCTCGGCCTCTACGACGTCCTGGTCGGCATCAACCTGCTCCGTGAGGGCCTCGACCTGCCCGAGGTGTCCCTCGTGTCGATCCTCGACGCCGACAAGGAGGGCTTCCTCCGCTCGGACAAGTCGCTGATCCAGACGATCGGTCGCGCGGCCCGCAACGTGTCCGGCGAGGTGCACATGTACGCCGACCGGGTCACCCCGTCGATGGAGGCGGCCATCGACGAGACCAACCGCCGCCGGGAGCGGCAGGTCGCCTACAACGAGGCCAACGGCATCGACCCGCAGCCGCTGCGCAAGAAGATCGCCGACATCACCGAGATGCTCGCCCGCGAGGACGAGACGACCCAGGAGCTGCTCCAGACCTGGGCCGACGTCGGCCAGAAGGGGCGCGCCGGCGGGGTGAAGCCGAAGAAGTCGCCGACCCCGCAGCTGCGCTCGACCGACATCGGCGGGCACGCCGCCGAGCTGGCCGGCCTGCCGAGCTCCGACCTCGCCCAGCTGATCCAGGACCTCACCGACCAGATGAAGGCCGCCGCGGCCGAGCTGCAGTTCGAGCTGGCGGCGCGGCTGCGCGACGAGATCGGCGAACTCAAGAAGGAGCTGCGCCAGATGATGGAGGCGACGAAGTGA
- a CDS encoding MFS transporter, which translates to MSQPGTPRRYLVWGVGLVVYALAVFHRSSLAVAGLAATERFDISASQLASFTMLQLLVYASMQIPVGLMVDRYGSRTVLTAAVAVVSTGQAAFAFAGDYPTALVARALVGVGDAMTFICVLRLVTSWFPARQVPLVSQLTGNLGQLGALGAAAPMTWALGQFGWTRAYLAGAVAGLVMLVVLRLVLHDSPTQAHLRGVPMSARALARSLAASWEQPGTRLGLWIHFSTPFSPALLGLLWGFPFLVSAEHRSEATAGALISLLFLTNLFYGPFFGWLVGRHPWHRSTLGLVIIGAMASVWASVLLWPGDAPLWLLVLLILVTGAGGPGSMVGFDVARTSNPDHRTASASGIINVGGFTSSLLVIVGVGIVLDALSPGSDGSYPPEAFRWAMAVQYVLWGLGTVQIRRYRRRIRSLTTREQVAAGSSMVEISPGPRPSA; encoded by the coding sequence GTGAGTCAACCGGGGACGCCGCGTCGCTACCTGGTCTGGGGCGTCGGCCTCGTCGTCTACGCCCTCGCGGTCTTCCACCGCAGCAGCCTCGCCGTCGCCGGTCTCGCGGCGACCGAGCGGTTCGACATCTCCGCCAGCCAGCTGGCGTCGTTCACGATGCTGCAGCTGCTGGTCTACGCGTCGATGCAGATCCCGGTCGGCCTCATGGTCGACCGCTACGGTTCGCGGACCGTGCTGACGGCCGCGGTCGCCGTGGTGAGCACCGGTCAGGCGGCGTTCGCCTTCGCCGGCGACTACCCGACGGCGCTGGTGGCCCGGGCGCTCGTCGGCGTCGGCGACGCGATGACCTTCATCTGCGTCCTGCGCCTGGTGACGTCCTGGTTCCCGGCGCGGCAGGTGCCGCTGGTCAGCCAGCTGACGGGCAACCTGGGCCAGCTCGGCGCCCTGGGCGCGGCCGCGCCGATGACCTGGGCGCTGGGGCAGTTCGGCTGGACGCGCGCCTACCTCGCGGGCGCTGTCGCCGGCCTGGTGATGCTCGTCGTGCTGCGCCTGGTCCTGCACGACTCGCCGACCCAGGCCCACCTGCGCGGGGTCCCGATGTCCGCACGGGCGCTGGCGCGCAGCCTCGCCGCCTCCTGGGAGCAGCCGGGCACCCGGCTCGGCCTCTGGATCCACTTCTCGACGCCGTTCAGCCCGGCCCTGCTCGGCCTGCTGTGGGGCTTCCCGTTCCTGGTCAGCGCCGAGCACCGCTCCGAGGCGACCGCCGGTGCCCTGATCTCGCTGCTGTTCCTGACCAACCTGTTCTACGGGCCGTTCTTCGGCTGGCTGGTCGGCCGCCACCCGTGGCACCGCTCGACGCTCGGGCTCGTGATCATCGGCGCGATGGCGTCGGTGTGGGCGAGCGTGCTGCTGTGGCCGGGCGACGCCCCGCTGTGGCTGCTGGTCCTCCTCATCCTGGTCACGGGTGCGGGCGGGCCGGGCTCGATGGTGGGCTTCGACGTGGCGCGCACCAGCAACCCCGACCACCGCACGGCGAGCGCGAGCGGCATCATCAACGTCGGCGGGTTCACGTCCTCGCTGCTGGTGATCGTGGGCGTGGGGATCGTCCTCGACGCGCTGTCGCCGGGCTCGGACGGCAGCTACCCGCCCGAGGCGTTCCGCTGGGCGATGGCCGTGCAGTACGTCCTGTGGGGGCTCGGGACGGTGCAGATCCGCCGCTACCGGCGGCGGATCCGCTCGCTCACCACCCGGGAGCAGGTCGCCGCCGGCAGCTCGATGGTCGAGATCAGTCCCGGGCCGCGCCCGAGCGCGTGA